A window from Christensenellaceae bacterium encodes these proteins:
- the gyrA gene encoding DNA gyrase subunit A yields MKEKEQHKEKEFVDNTKYIKVQVGEEMRKSFISYAMAVNVSRAIPDVRDGLKPVHRRILYSMGELNLFNDKPYRKCARIVGDVLGKYHPHGDSAVYEALVRLAQDFSIRCPLVDGQGNFGSIDGDPAAAQRYTEARLSKIAGEMLREIDKETVNFYPNFDGTLQQPEVLPSRFPNLLVNGADGIAVGMATNIPPHNLNEVIDGVIALIDNPGIEIDDLMKIIPAPDYPTKGIIMGRAAIRNAYRTGRGGITIRARAEIEENERGGKSSIVVTELPYQVNKAKLIEQIAELVKDKKIEGISDIREESDRDGMRIVVEVKKDANAQVVLNMLYKHTPMQIGNGIIFLALVAGEPRILNLKEMLYHYLDHQKEVIIRRTRYDLERAQEKAHILEGLVIALANIDKVIKIIKASQDKIEASQKLCSNFALSERQANAILEMRLQRLTSLEVFKIKEELQQLEALIVEYKSILKSEAKVLTIIKTELGEVREKYGTPRQTEISIDEGEVDIEDLIEKQDVVISLTHFGYIKRLPLIEYKTQKRGGVGVSSHKTKEEDFVENMFVCSTHDDLLFFTNFGKVYCKKAYTVPEAQRNAKGRAIINLLQLDDDESVTAVIKIDENTKGNLIMATREGLIKKTKLEEFIKIRKVGKVAIKLNETDRLICVNVTSGRDEILIASHEGKCIRFSEQDVRIMGRDTQGVRSMKLGKNDYIVDMAVLKNGYQILTITENGYGKRTDPADYRLQSRGGKGIKAGVFSAKTGNLVNLKQVAQDEDVIIIADNGMIIRLRAKEISKIGRDTQGVRIMRIKDQNYKIVCASVTAHQDEEDIIEE; encoded by the coding sequence ATGAAAGAAAAAGAACAGCATAAGGAAAAGGAATTTGTAGACAACACAAAGTATATAAAGGTGCAGGTCGGCGAGGAAATGCGCAAGTCCTTTATATCATACGCCATGGCCGTAAACGTATCCAGGGCCATACCTGATGTGCGTGACGGACTAAAGCCTGTGCATCGCAGAATTTTGTATTCTATGGGCGAGCTTAACCTGTTTAATGACAAGCCCTACCGTAAGTGCGCACGTATTGTCGGTGACGTGCTGGGTAAGTATCACCCTCACGGCGACAGTGCTGTTTATGAGGCGCTGGTTAGACTTGCTCAGGACTTTTCTATCCGCTGCCCATTGGTGGACGGACAAGGTAACTTTGGAAGCATAGACGGCGACCCTGCGGCGGCACAAAGGTATACCGAAGCCCGCCTCAGTAAAATTGCGGGTGAGATGCTTAGAGAAATCGATAAAGAAACGGTAAATTTTTACCCAAACTTTGACGGCACGCTGCAGCAGCCAGAGGTGCTTCCGTCAAGATTCCCAAACCTTTTAGTTAATGGCGCCGATGGTATAGCGGTGGGTATGGCTACAAACATTCCTCCGCACAACCTAAACGAAGTTATAGACGGAGTTATAGCGCTTATTGACAACCCCGGCATTGAAATTGATGACCTTATGAAAATTATCCCCGCTCCTGACTACCCAACTAAGGGTATAATCATGGGCAGGGCTGCCATACGTAACGCATACAGAACAGGCCGAGGCGGAATAACTATAAGAGCCCGGGCTGAAATTGAAGAAAACGAGCGTGGCGGAAAGTCATCAATTGTTGTAACCGAGCTTCCGTATCAGGTAAACAAAGCAAAACTTATTGAGCAGATTGCAGAGCTTGTTAAAGACAAAAAGATTGAAGGTATAAGCGACATCCGCGAAGAAAGTGACCGCGACGGTATGCGTATTGTTGTGGAAGTCAAAAAGGATGCAAATGCTCAGGTCGTTTTAAATATGCTGTATAAGCATACTCCCATGCAGATAGGAAACGGAATAATATTTCTGGCTCTTGTTGCGGGTGAGCCTAGAATTTTGAACCTTAAAGAAATGCTCTATCACTATCTTGACCACCAAAAAGAAGTCATTATAAGACGAACAAGATATGATCTGGAGCGTGCTCAGGAAAAGGCACATATTCTTGAGGGGCTTGTTATCGCACTTGCCAATATTGACAAGGTTATAAAAATCATTAAAGCAAGTCAGGATAAGATTGAAGCGTCGCAAAAGCTTTGTTCAAATTTTGCGCTTAGCGAACGTCAGGCCAACGCGATTTTGGAAATGCGCTTACAGAGGCTTACTTCTCTTGAAGTGTTTAAGATAAAAGAAGAGCTTCAGCAGCTTGAAGCCTTGATTGTTGAATATAAGAGCATCCTCAAAAGCGAAGCCAAGGTGCTTACTATCATAAAAACCGAGCTTGGCGAAGTGAGAGAAAAATACGGCACTCCCAGACAGACTGAAATAAGCATAGACGAGGGCGAGGTTGACATAGAAGACCTGATTGAAAAGCAGGATGTGGTGATATCACTCACTCACTTCGGATATATTAAACGTTTGCCGCTTATTGAATACAAAACCCAGAAACGGGGTGGCGTTGGAGTCTCCAGCCATAAGACTAAAGAGGAAGACTTTGTCGAAAATATGTTTGTGTGCTCGACGCATGATGATTTGCTGTTCTTCACCAACTTTGGCAAAGTGTATTGCAAAAAAGCTTATACCGTGCCCGAAGCTCAGCGCAATGCAAAGGGGAGAGCAATTATAAACCTTCTTCAGCTGGATGATGACGAAAGCGTGACAGCTGTGATTAAGATTGACGAAAACACTAAGGGCAACCTTATTATGGCTACCCGCGAGGGTTTAATAAAAAAGACCAAGCTTGAAGAATTTATTAAAATCAGAAAAGTTGGCAAGGTCGCCATAAAGCTGAACGAAACCGACAGACTTATCTGCGTAAATGTCACAAGCGGCAGAGATGAAATTTTGATAGCCAGCCACGAGGGCAAGTGTATAAGGTTCAGCGAACAGGATGTAAGAATTATGGGCCGTGATACTCAGGGTGTGAGAAGCATGAAGCTTGGCAAAAACGACTATATTGTTGACATGGCGGTGCTCAAAAACGGCTATCAAATTTTGACTATAACTGAAAATGGTTATGGAAAAAGAACAGATCCCGCTGACTATAGATTGCAGTCGCGCGGCGGAAAAGGTATTAAGGCGGGCGTATTTAGCGCCAAGACCGGAAACCTTGTCAACCTCAAACAGGTAGCGCAGGACGAGGACGTAATCATAATAGCCGACAACGGCATGATTATTCGCCTTCGAGCAAAAGAGATAAGTAAAATAGGCCGTGACACTCAGGGCGTAAGAATTATGCGAATAAAAGACCAGAACTACAAAATTGTGTGCGCGTCTGTCACCGCTCATCAGGATGAAGAGGACATTATAGAGGAATAA